A single genomic interval of Koleobacter methoxysyntrophicus harbors:
- the noc gene encoding nucleoid occlusion protein translates to MFGKVKSDVQNISIDMIKPNPYQPRKTFTDDSLIELSNSIKSYGILQPIIVRKVGKTGYELIAGERRWRAAQLAGLKEIPAIVRESHDRECAVMALIENLQREDLNFLEEAEGYYQLITEHKLTQEELAQKVGKNQSTIANKLRLLKLSPEIKKIISREKLSERHARSLLKLPDDEMRKRVLERVCERGLTVRETEELIERIISKELMDDAHKTGKKSRNFIRAFKDIRIFVNQVKKLVADIKDAGLNARYQEQDKGDFIEVVVQIPKNPNA, encoded by the coding sequence ATGTTCGGAAAGGTTAAATCAGATGTACAAAATATTTCTATAGACATGATAAAACCCAATCCTTATCAGCCCAGAAAGACCTTTACTGATGACAGCCTTATTGAACTTTCAAATTCCATAAAAAGCTACGGAATTTTACAGCCCATTATTGTGAGAAAGGTGGGCAAAACCGGCTATGAACTAATTGCCGGGGAAAGAAGGTGGAGGGCTGCACAATTGGCCGGTTTAAAGGAAATACCTGCAATTGTTAGGGAAAGCCACGACAGGGAATGCGCAGTAATGGCTTTAATTGAAAACCTGCAGAGGGAGGACCTGAATTTTTTGGAAGAAGCTGAAGGCTACTATCAGCTGATCACTGAACACAAATTAACCCAGGAAGAACTGGCCCAGAAGGTAGGTAAAAATCAATCGACTATTGCCAATAAATTAAGGCTTTTAAAACTGTCTCCCGAAATAAAGAAGATTATTTCCCGGGAAAAACTGAGTGAAAGACATGCCAGAAGCCTGCTTAAATTACCTGATGATGAGATGAGGAAAAGGGTTTTGGAAAGGGTTTGTGAAAGGGGATTAACCGTCAGAGAAACGGAGGAACTGATAGAAAGGATTATCAGCAAGGAATTAATGGATGATGCTCATAAAACTGGGAAGAAAAGCAGGAACTTTATCAGGGCCTTTAAAGATATAAGGATTTTTGTGAACCAGGTGAAAAAACTGGTAGCGGACATAAAAGATGCAGGATTAAATGCAAGGTATCAGGAACAGGATAAAGGGGATTTTATTGAAGTAGTCGTACAGATACCGAAGAATCCGAACGCCTAG